The Gemmatimonadota bacterium genome has a window encoding:
- a CDS encoding glycosyltransferase family 2 protein encodes MDITVVIPLFNEAESLRELHARIVTALEASGKSFDVLFIDDGSRDGSFDELRRLREEDDRVRAIRFRRNYGKSAALAVGFEASRGEVVVTMDGDLQDDPAEVPGMVDLLDEGFDLVSGWKKTRKDPLSKRIPSKLFNRVTGIVSGLRLHDFNCGLKAYRRAVVETIPVYGELHRYLPVLAHWAGFHVTETPVLHHPRKHGHSKFGLGRFTHGFFDLLTVYFVSNYTRRPLHLFGSFGLLSFVVGVGIALYLTWLWLTGIGIGTRPLLLFSVFLMVLGIQLVSMGLIAEMIAHQARRTEDYAVRERLG; translated from the coding sequence ATGGACATCACCGTGGTGATTCCCCTGTTCAACGAGGCGGAGAGCCTGCGGGAACTCCACGCGCGCATCGTGACGGCCCTCGAAGCGTCGGGGAAGTCCTTCGACGTGCTCTTTATCGACGACGGAAGCCGGGATGGGTCCTTCGACGAATTGCGCCGGCTCCGGGAGGAGGACGACCGGGTGAGGGCCATCCGGTTCCGCCGCAACTACGGGAAGTCCGCGGCGCTGGCCGTCGGCTTCGAAGCGAGCCGCGGCGAGGTCGTCGTGACCATGGACGGAGATCTGCAGGACGATCCCGCGGAAGTGCCCGGCATGGTCGACCTGCTGGACGAGGGCTTCGACCTGGTGTCCGGCTGGAAGAAAACGCGGAAGGACCCGCTGTCCAAGCGCATTCCGTCAAAGCTGTTCAACCGGGTCACGGGGATCGTCAGCGGCCTGCGGCTGCACGATTTCAACTGCGGGCTGAAAGCCTATCGCCGGGCCGTCGTGGAGACCATTCCCGTCTACGGCGAACTCCACCGCTATCTGCCGGTGCTGGCGCACTGGGCCGGTTTCCACGTGACGGAAACGCCGGTGCTGCATCATCCCAGGAAGCACGGCCACAGCAAGTTCGGCCTGGGACGGTTCACCCACGGGTTCTTCGACCTGCTCACCGTGTATTTCGTGTCGAACTACACCCGGCGGCCACTCCACCTTTTCGGCTCCTTCGGCCTGTTGTCCTTCGTCGTCGGCGTGGGGATCGCGCTCTACCTGACCTGGCTCTGGCTGACCGGTATCGGGATCGGGACCCGACCCCTGTTGCTGTTCTCCGTCTTCCTCATGGTCCTCGGCATCCAGCTGGTCTCCATGGGGCTGATCGCCGAAATGATCGCCCACCAGGCCCGGCGCACGGAAGACTACGCCGTCCGGGAACGGCTGGGATGA
- a CDS encoding glycosyltransferase family 4 protein, giving the protein MRILVINWRDIRNPEAGGAEVHLHETFSRIATWGNEVTLLCSRFPAAAESERIDGIDVIRHGGKWTFNLTAPWYYRRHLAHRSFDVVIEDINKIPALMPWFLDGPPLMVLLHHLFGTTFYREINPVLATYLYFMERLIPRVYRRCLFEAVSESTRDELVRMGVAADRISVVHNGLDSRFLDAGNTGAPATPDLKDAPAAPDRKDAPATPDRKEPGLVIYLGRLKKYKNVDHLIQAMAIVREEVPGACLVIVGTGDRRRALEALTRSKGLDDTVRFTGFVSEDEKLRLLTRAEVAAYPSSKEGWGITVIEANACGVPVVAARVPGLRDAVVDGETGVLVPLGDREAMARALIDLLRDRVKRERLAGNAVARSRLYTWENTARQTLQVIRRSMGESTDAA; this is encoded by the coding sequence ATGCGCATTCTGGTCATAAACTGGAGGGATATCCGCAACCCGGAAGCGGGCGGCGCCGAAGTACACCTGCACGAGACCTTCTCGCGGATCGCCACATGGGGAAACGAGGTCACCTTGCTCTGCAGCCGGTTTCCCGCCGCGGCGGAATCCGAGCGGATCGACGGGATCGACGTCATCCGTCACGGCGGGAAATGGACGTTCAACCTCACCGCGCCCTGGTATTATAGAAGGCATCTGGCTCACCGGTCCTTCGACGTCGTCATCGAAGACATCAACAAGATCCCGGCCCTGATGCCCTGGTTTCTGGACGGCCCCCCGCTGATGGTCCTGCTGCACCATCTTTTCGGGACCACGTTCTACCGGGAAATCAACCCGGTGCTCGCGACCTACCTGTACTTCATGGAACGGCTGATTCCCCGGGTGTACCGCCGTTGCCTCTTCGAAGCGGTTTCCGAAAGCACCCGGGACGAACTCGTCAGGATGGGGGTCGCGGCGGACCGGATCAGCGTCGTGCACAACGGGTTGGACAGCCGGTTCCTGGACGCCGGTAACACGGGTGCGCCGGCCACACCGGACCTGAAGGACGCACCCGCCGCGCCGGACCGGAAGGATGCGCCGGCCACACCGGACCGGAAAGAACCCGGCCTGGTCATTTACCTCGGCCGCCTCAAGAAGTACAAGAACGTGGACCACCTGATCCAGGCCATGGCGATCGTCCGCGAGGAGGTGCCCGGTGCGTGCCTGGTGATCGTGGGCACGGGCGACCGGCGGCGCGCGCTCGAGGCATTGACGCGTTCCAAGGGCCTGGACGACACGGTGCGTTTCACGGGTTTCGTTTCCGAGGATGAAAAACTGCGCCTGCTGACCCGCGCCGAGGTGGCGGCCTATCCCTCAAGCAAGGAAGGATGGGGCATCACCGTGATCGAGGCCAATGCCTGCGGCGTGCCCGTCGTGGCGGCCCGGGTGCCCGGACTTCGGGACGCCGTGGTCGACGGGGAAACGGGCGTGCTGGTCCCGCTCGGGGACCGGGAGGCCATGGCGCGCGCGTTGATCGACCTGCTGCGCGACCGGGTAAAGCGCGAACGGCTTGCCGGGAATGCCGTGGCGAGGAGCAGGCTTTATACCTGGGAGAACACGGCCCGGCAGACGCTGCAGGTAATCCGGCGTTCCATGGGGGAAAGCACCGATGCCGCGTGA
- a CDS encoding DUF2723 domain-containing protein: MVAYRVVSMTGMAVAFIVSLAVYTKTIAPTVPFWDGGEFIAASYILGIPHPPGSPLYILIGRLFTVLPDLGLGIAWLVNFSSCLFSALTVTGVYLVIVKAVTLNRDRDGLSLYESLAVCCSALTGGLLLAFSDTFWFNAVEAEVYALSMLCMMACTWLMLHWIERHEQNGSERYLFLVGYLAFLGIAVHMFTMLILPAAFLCVVFTDRVIRSNRKLVLLCAAMGLILFSVVASIDVFFVTVPLAIAGLVLTRGRLPWGYLALLCIFAVAVVFFGMDGVGAYNGLPLIVIGGFEATFGTVMFSLALVSAVLALVSATADDPGRYKWPFWTVVLFLAVMGYSVNFYVPIRAAQQPVINENDPSTWQNFEGFLERKQYGQESMFESMFNRKGSWSSQFGNGENMGFWRFFSRQFSAPSFPFWLFPVLLVALGIVSQAERDRRSIVFLGAMLLICSVGMILYLNFSDGSRGIQREVRIRDYFYTPAFVFAAVLMGIGVRSLLNQVGVWLGRLKLPVDKGTAGIAVLMTALPLVPFAYHYESHSREGNYIPYDYAYNMLQSCDENSLIFTNGDNDTFTLWFLQEVEGIRKDVRVINLSLLNTNWYIKQLKHLEPRVPITLADETIDMLNIQGWEEREVNHAGITWTVPPAGMLGEDIGYLRVQDLMILHILEQNNWAKPVFFAVTVSPENDVGLDDYMQLEGMVWRVLPDPDPDLMDVERTRHNLWNVYQYRGIADPEVYKDPQIRTLLRNYTVSFHQLALNQWRRGRPDQAIETMEKYLEYDITNGALERLMLIQFNADQGEFAAVEGLASELAGEFSTFDGYTILSQSLRRLGREAEAAELLERGVSSHPEYATGYDQLVNLYFQMDDSDRMLETLERWQRIAPGDTVVQDMIEDLKEAADASGP; the protein is encoded by the coding sequence ATGGTTGCTTATCGCGTTGTTTCCATGACCGGCATGGCGGTGGCGTTCATCGTGTCGCTGGCCGTGTACACCAAGACCATCGCGCCTACGGTGCCCTTCTGGGACGGCGGCGAATTCATCGCGGCATCCTATATCCTGGGCATACCCCATCCGCCGGGATCCCCGCTTTACATCCTGATCGGCCGGCTCTTCACCGTATTGCCCGACCTGGGCCTGGGCATCGCCTGGCTGGTGAATTTCTCCTCGTGTCTCTTCAGCGCGCTGACGGTAACGGGCGTTTACCTGGTCATCGTGAAGGCGGTTACGCTCAACCGGGACCGGGATGGGCTGTCCCTCTACGAAAGCCTGGCCGTCTGCTGCAGCGCGTTGACGGGCGGGCTGTTGCTGGCCTTCTCCGATACGTTCTGGTTCAACGCGGTGGAAGCTGAGGTCTACGCGCTCTCCATGCTGTGCATGATGGCCTGTACCTGGCTGATGCTGCACTGGATCGAACGGCACGAGCAAAACGGCAGCGAGCGTTATCTCTTCCTGGTCGGCTACCTGGCCTTTCTCGGCATCGCTGTGCACATGTTCACCATGCTGATTCTGCCGGCCGCGTTCCTCTGCGTGGTCTTCACGGACCGGGTCATCCGTTCGAACCGGAAGCTGGTGCTGCTATGCGCGGCCATGGGCCTGATCCTGTTCAGCGTCGTGGCTTCCATCGACGTGTTTTTCGTCACGGTACCCCTCGCCATCGCCGGGCTGGTTCTCACCCGGGGGCGGCTGCCATGGGGTTACCTGGCGCTGCTGTGCATCTTCGCCGTCGCCGTGGTATTCTTCGGCATGGACGGCGTGGGCGCATACAACGGACTTCCACTGATCGTGATCGGCGGATTCGAGGCCACCTTCGGCACCGTGATGTTCAGCCTGGCGCTGGTAAGCGCGGTCCTGGCCCTGGTCTCGGCCACGGCCGACGATCCCGGACGCTACAAGTGGCCGTTCTGGACGGTGGTGCTCTTTCTCGCCGTAATGGGCTATTCCGTGAACTTCTACGTGCCGATCCGGGCGGCCCAGCAGCCCGTCATCAACGAGAACGATCCGTCGACCTGGCAGAACTTCGAGGGATTTCTGGAACGCAAGCAGTACGGCCAGGAAAGCATGTTCGAATCGATGTTCAACAGAAAGGGCAGTTGGTCCTCCCAGTTCGGAAACGGAGAAAACATGGGGTTCTGGCGGTTCTTTTCCCGTCAGTTCAGCGCCCCGTCCTTTCCCTTCTGGCTCTTTCCCGTCCTGCTGGTCGCCCTGGGTATCGTCTCCCAGGCGGAGCGGGACCGCCGCAGCATCGTCTTCCTGGGCGCCATGCTGTTGATCTGCAGCGTCGGGATGATCCTGTATCTGAACTTCTCGGACGGTTCGCGCGGTATACAACGGGAGGTCCGCATCCGGGACTACTTCTACACCCCGGCCTTCGTATTCGCCGCGGTGCTGATGGGCATCGGCGTCCGGTCTCTGCTGAACCAGGTCGGCGTCTGGCTGGGCCGGCTTAAGCTGCCCGTGGACAAGGGAACGGCCGGTATCGCCGTGCTGATGACCGCACTGCCCCTGGTCCCCTTTGCCTATCATTACGAGTCACATTCCCGGGAAGGCAATTACATACCCTACGACTACGCCTACAACATGCTGCAGTCCTGCGACGAGAACAGTCTCATCTTCACGAACGGCGACAACGACACCTTCACGCTCTGGTTTCTCCAGGAGGTGGAAGGCATTCGCAAGGACGTGCGGGTGATCAATCTCAGCCTACTCAACACGAACTGGTACATCAAGCAACTGAAGCACCTGGAACCCAGGGTGCCCATCACCCTGGCCGACGAGACCATCGACATGCTGAACATCCAGGGCTGGGAGGAACGGGAGGTGAATCACGCGGGCATTACGTGGACCGTGCCCCCGGCCGGCATGCTGGGAGAGGACATCGGATATCTCAGGGTACAGGACCTGATGATCCTGCACATCCTGGAGCAGAACAACTGGGCAAAACCCGTATTCTTCGCCGTGACCGTCTCGCCGGAGAACGACGTAGGCCTGGACGATTACATGCAGCTGGAAGGCATGGTCTGGCGGGTCCTCCCGGATCCCGATCCGGACCTGATGGACGTGGAGCGGACCCGGCACAACCTCTGGAACGTCTATCAGTACCGCGGCATAGCGGATCCCGAAGTCTACAAGGACCCGCAGATCCGCACCCTCCTGCGGAACTACACCGTGTCCTTCCATCAACTGGCGCTGAACCAGTGGCGACGCGGCCGGCCGGACCAGGCCATCGAGACCATGGAGAAGTACCTGGAGTACGACATCACGAACGGCGCGCTTGAACGGCTGATGCTCATCCAGTTCAACGCCGACCAGGGCGAGTTTGCCGCCGTCGAGGGCCTTGCGTCAGAACTGGCCGGGGAATTCAGTACCTTCGACGGGTATACCATCCTGAGCCAGTCCCTGCGGAGACTGGGCCGCGAGGCGGAGGCCGCTGAACTGCTGGAACGGGGCGTTTCGTCCCATCCCGAATACGCTACGGGATACGATCAACTGGTGAATCTCTATTTCCAGATGGATGATTCGGACCGCATGCTTGAAACGCTCGAAAGGTGGCAGCGGATCGCTCCGGGGGATACGGTCGTACAGGACATGATCGAGGATCTGAAGGAAGCCGCCGATGCGAGCGGACCCTAG
- a CDS encoding metallophosphoesterase family protein, translated as MRYGILSDIHGNLEALDAVLEAMAGERIGCYLCLGDIVGYGASPNACLDRVTGLTADVIAGNHDHAAIGKLDISTFNPYAAEAALWTRRQLTPDGRRYLGGLPYVWRNEDLFLVHASPVRPEEWIYLTSPWQADEAFEAMPAGVALCALGHTHAPMIFEKRNAEDRSIQIPPSALELVSERRYIVNVGSVGQPRDGDPRAAYCVYDTEMKQIEIKRVPYDLDSAQRKIRKAGLPDLLAERLEFGR; from the coding sequence GTGCGATACGGCATATTGTCCGACATACATGGGAACCTGGAAGCACTGGATGCCGTACTCGAAGCGATGGCCGGTGAGCGTATCGGCTGTTACCTTTGCCTGGGCGACATCGTTGGATACGGTGCCAGTCCCAATGCGTGCCTCGACCGCGTTACCGGACTGACGGCGGACGTGATCGCGGGAAATCACGATCATGCCGCGATCGGGAAGCTGGATATCTCCACGTTCAACCCCTATGCGGCGGAAGCGGCGCTGTGGACGCGGCGGCAGCTTACACCCGACGGCCGGCGCTACCTGGGAGGGTTGCCCTATGTCTGGCGGAACGAGGATCTTTTTCTCGTCCACGCGAGCCCGGTCCGTCCGGAGGAGTGGATCTACCTGACTTCGCCCTGGCAGGCGGACGAAGCCTTCGAGGCGATGCCCGCCGGTGTGGCGCTTTGCGCGCTGGGCCACACGCACGCGCCGATGATCTTCGAGAAGCGGAACGCGGAGGACCGCAGCATACAGATTCCGCCGTCCGCGCTTGAACTGGTATCAGAGCGTAGATACATCGTGAATGTGGGCAGCGTGGGCCAGCCGCGGGACGGAGATCCCCGGGCGGCGTACTGTGTATACGATACGGAGATGAAGCAGATCGAGATCAAGCGGGTGCCCTACGACCTGGACTCCGCACAGCGGAAGATTCGCAAGGCCGGCCTGCCGGACCTGCTCGCCGAGCGGCTTGAATTCGGCCGGTGA